Proteins from one Vigna radiata var. radiata cultivar VC1973A unplaced genomic scaffold, Vradiata_ver6 scaffold_129, whole genome shotgun sequence genomic window:
- the LOC106752936 gene encoding pentatricopeptide repeat-containing protein At4g17616: MRKACDLVLQIVREKSGLLHDDTLTKLALSLARLQMPSPASVILRLMLDKGCVPSMHLLSLVVFHIVKSEIGTHLSSNYLFQVCDLYNCLNDKKVHHAVTVKLDTLVFNLVLDACVKFKLSLKGLRLIELMSLTGTMADAHSIVIISQILEMNGLRDEMQELKDHIDRVSAAYVCHYCQFYDSLLSLHFKFNDIDAAAKLVLDMTSSHNCNVKKEYGKHLQNPCFISIGSPNLRSALKIHIEPEQMCKDFVLKVESRQVLIFYRGGKLVLSNRALAKFISGYKKDGRIGELSKLLLIIQGELCSVAGSSLCFDVISSCIQLGWLECAHDILDDIEVTGFPMGQDMYLLLVSTYQKRGLQREAKALLKQMKKVGLLNKGLSDDATDKHNLCEKTLNSPGKTDLAIALAQILKDEDQTIFPLVYNFNSSIFFFCKARMIEDALKTYRRMLSMNVQPTSQTFSFLMCGYSSLGMYREITILWGDIKRFMKSDNLVGNRDLYELLLLNFLRGGYFERVMEVISHMRDHNMYADKWIYKIEFLRLHKNLYRSLKASNTRTEAQSKRLEHVQEFRKWVGID; the protein is encoded by the coding sequence ATGCGAAAAGCTTGTGATTTGGTGTTGCAGATTGTTAGAGAGAAGTCTGGTTTACTTCATGATGATACCTTAACCAAACTCGCCCTCTCCCTTGCTAGGTTGCAAATGCCATCCCCTGCCTCAGTGATACTTAGGTTGATGCTTGACAAAGGGTGTGTGCCCTCTATGCATTTATTGTCCTTGGTTGTTTTTCATATTGTGAAGTCAGAAATTGGAACACATCTTTCATCCAATTACCTGTTTCAAGTTTGTGATCTTTACAATTGCTTGAATGATAAGAAGGTTCACCATGCAGTCACAGTCAAGCTGGATACATTGGTCTTTAACCTTGTTCTTGATGCTTGTGTGAAGTTTAAATTGTCTTTAAAAGGCCTGAGACTGATTGAATTAATGTCGCTGACTGGGACCATGGCTGACGCACACTCCATTGTAATAATTTCACAGATTCTAGAGATGAATGGTCTGAGAGATGAAATGCAGGAACTGAAAGATCATATTGACAGAGTTTCAGCTGCTTATGTTTGTCACTATTGTCAGTTCTATGATAGTTTGCTGAGCTTGCACTTCAAATTTAATGACATTGATGCTGCAGCTAAGCTTGTTCTGGATATGACTAGCTCACATAATTGTAATGTTAAGAAAGAATATGGGAAACACTTGCAGAATCCTTGTTTTATTTCCATTGGATCTCCTAACCTTAGGAGTGCATTGAAGATACACATTGAACCTGAGCAAATGTGTAAGGATTTTGTCCTTAAAGTTGAAAGCAGACAGGTTTTAATCTTCTATAGGGGTGGGAAACTAGTTCTTAGTAATAGAGCTTTGGCTAAGTTCATCAGTGGTTACAAGAAAGATGGGAGGATTGGTGAACTTTCAAAACTCTTACTTATTATTCAAGGGGAATTATGTTCAGTGGCAGGCTCCAGTTTGTGTTTTGATGTAATCAGTTCTTGTATTCAATTAGGATGGCTTGAGTGTGCTCATGACATTTTGGATGATATAGAGGTTACTGGTTTTCCAATGGGTCAGGATATGTATCTGTTACTTGTGTCGACATACCAGAAGCGGGGATTGCAAAGAGAAGCAAAGGCACTACTGAAACAAATGAAAAAGGTTGGTTTGTTGAACAAAGGTTTATCTGATGATGCTACGGACAAACACAACCTCTgtgaaaaaacattaaattcacCTGGTAAAACAGATTTGGCCATTGCCTTGGCTcaaattttgaaagatgaagatCAGACAATTTTTCCTTTGGTGTATAACTTcaattcttccattttctttttctgcaagGCCAGAATGATAGAGGATGCATTGAAGACATATAGAAGAATGCTTAGCATGAATGTTCAGCCCACAAGtcaaactttttcctttttaatgtGTGGATATTCTTCTCTTGGTATGTATCGTGAGATCACAATCTTGTGGGGAGACATTAAGAGATTCATGAAGAGTGACAATTTAGTAGGAAATAGAGATCTCTATGAGTTACTATTGCTAAACTTTCTTCGAGGTGGTTACTTTGAGAGAGTGATGGAGGTCATTAGCCATATGAGAGACCATAACATGTATGCTGACAAGTGGATTTACAAAATTGAGTTCCTTAGACTTCATAAAAATCTTTATAGGAGTTTAAAAGCATCAAATACAAGAACAGAAGCACAAAGCAAACGGCTTGAGCATGTTCAGGAGTTTAGGAAATGGGTCGGTATTGATTAA
- the LOC106752935 gene encoding uncharacterized protein LOC106752935 produces the protein MCPRCLFVVEGCQFKVNLICLPLRGLDVILGMDWLSANRILIDCGEKILVFPEQHDHNIDHSIVSDFLDVFLEEVSRLPPQREVEFSIDLVWGAGLVSIAPVSSWGALVLLVKKKDGNSRLCVDYRQLNKLTMKIKYPLPR, from the exons ATGTGTCCTAGATGTTTATTTGTTGTGGAAGGGTGTCAGTTCAAGGTGAACTTGATTTGCTTACCCCTTCGGGGTTTAGATGTGATCCTGGGGATGGATTGGCTATCTGCCAATCGCATTCTCATAGACTGTGGTGAGAAGATTTTGGTGTTTCCTGAG CAACATGATCATAATATAGATCACTCAATTGTGAGTGATTTCTTGGATGTGTTTCTTGAAGAAGTGTCAAGGTTGCCTCCTCAGAGGGAAGTTGAGTTCTCTATTGATCTGGTGTGGGGTGCGGGGCTAGTATCAATAGCTCC TGTCTCGTCGTGGGGTGCTCTTGTTTTGcttgtgaagaagaaggatggaaACTCTAGGTTGTGTGTGGACTACAGGCAGTTGAACAAGTTAACCATGAAGATCAAGTACCCGTTGCCTaggtga